The Chengkuizengella sediminis genome segment ACACAAATAATTCCATATCAGGACGGTTGGTTGAGATACTATTCGCAATTTGCTTTAATAATAATGTCTTCCCTGCTTTTGGTGGTGCTACAATGAGTCCTCTTTGACCTAATCCAACTGGAGATAATAAATCTATAATCCGAGTAGAAAGGTGAGTAGGGGTTGTTTCAAGAATGATTTTTTCTTGTGGAAAAAGTGGAGTAAGTGCTGGAAAGTGAAGTCTTTCACTAGCTTTGTCTGGGTCTTCACCATTCACAGCTTCAACTTGTAACAATCCAAAATATCTTTCATTATCTTTTGGAGGTCTACACTTACCAGAGACTAAATCACCTGTTCGTAAATCAAACTTACGAATCTGTGATGCAGATATGTAGATGTCTTCTTTGCTTGGCAAGTAATTGATCGGTCGAAGAAAACCGTATCCCTCAGGTAAGACTTCCAAGACCCCCTGCATGAACATCAGTCCGCCTTGTTCTGCTTGTGCACGTAAGATCGAAAATATGAGTTCTTTTTTTTTCATTTGACTATAATATTGGATTTGGAACTTCTTAGCTAAGGTATACAGGTCGTTCAACTTCAATTTTTCTAATTCTGCTAAATTCATGTCCATATAAGTACCACCACATTCTAAATTATTAATACAATTATTACTTTCTTTCATAAACAAATGATGACTGAACTACATAGTATTTCCTTTAATGTATACATTCATACACTCATTAAGATTCACGCCACACATCTGCACCCAAATTCTTTAAGTTATCAACCAGATTGTCATATCCTCTATCAATAAATTCCACACCAGTAATTTCTGTATGACCTGAATCAACTGTAAGTCCCGCGATAACCAGTGCTGCTCCAGCTCTTAAATCCATCGCGGTTACTTTTGCCGATTGCAATTTGGATTTTTCGATAACGGCCGAACGATCCTCAAGTTTAATTTTTGCACCCATACGAATTAATTCTGGAATATGTTTAAAGCGGTTATTGTAGACATAATCTGATAAAACACTTACTCCATCAGCTTGTGTAAGCAAAGTGGTCATCGGGGATTGTAGATCTGTAGCAAACCCAGGATAAACTAGAGCCTTTACATCAATGCTGTTATATGAAGGTTTACCAACTACTCTAATACCTTCGTCTAATTCATGGATTTCAACACCCATTTCTTCCAACTTGGCTGTTAAAGCTTCCATATGTTTTGGAATGATATTATCTACGATAACATCACCTTTAGTAGCTGCTGCTGCAATCATATATGTTCCTGCTTGAATACGATCCGGAATGATAGAATGACGACATCCTTTTAATTCATCTACACCTTCGATACGTATCGTTCCTGTTCCTGCCCCTTTAATTTTAGCGCCCATAGCGTTTAATAAAGTGGCTACATCAATTATTTCAGGTTCTTTTGCAGCATTTTCTATTAAAGTAATTCCTTTTGCACGTGCGGCTGCCAACATAATGTTAATCGTTGCACCAACACTGACTACATCAAGATAGATTTTAGTTCCAATTAATTGTTTCGCTTTAATATAAATGGAACCATGTTCATTTCTTACTTCTGCTCCTAATGCCTCAAACCCTTTAATATGTTGATCAATAGGACGAGGTTCAAAATCGCAGCCACCAGGCAACCCAATCACTGCTTCGCCAAATTTCCCTAGTAAAGCACCCATCAAATAATATGACGCACGTAATTGTTTTACGTTATCATCAATCATTTCAATAGATTGTAAAGATGAAGGGTCTATCACCATATGGTCTTGTGAAAATTCTACATGAGCACCTAAGTCTTCTAAAATATGTTTATAAGTTTGAACATCCCTTAAAACTGGCATATTATCTAAAATAACAGTAGAATCGGCCATCAATGCAGCAGGTATAAGGGCAACCGCACTATTTTTGGCTCCGCTGATACGGATAGTTCCTTGAAGTGGTTTGCCTCCTGTAACGATCAGTTTTTCCATAGTTATGTATATCCCTCCAACAATCTAAAAAAACGGTAGTAAAAGTCATTTGATATGTTAACACATAGGAAAGAGAATGTCACTATAAGTGATTCCCTTTCCATTTATTATTCATTATTAGGCTTGATTGCTACTTCCAAACAATTTAATTTTAGATTTTACAACTTCAACCATTGCTTCTTTACCTGGACCTAAGTATTTTCTAGGATCATAAACGCTATCGTTGCTGTTTAATACATTTCTAATTGCATTGGTAAGAGCAACTTGATTTTCAGTATTTACATTTATTTTACCTACACCAGCTTCAATAGATTTGCGAATCATTTCATCTGGTACTCCTGAACCACCATGTAATACAACTGGAACTGGAATATTTTTCGTTACTTCTTCAATAATATCAAATTTAATATCAGGGTCACCACTGTACATTCCGTGAGCAGTACCCACAGCAATAGCTAAGCAGTCAACACCTGTCTCTTCGTAAAAACGAATCGCTTCATCTGGTTTTGCTAAATTAGCATCGGATTCATCAACACTAATATCATCCTCAACTCCACCGATCGTACCTAACTCACCTTCAACAGAAACTCCCATTGCATGAGCAGTTTTTACAACTTCTTTCGTAAGACGTACATTTTCTTCATAAGAATAATGTGATCCATCAAACATAACCGATGAAAAACCAGCGCGAATACACTTCATAGCTACATCAAAGCTGCTGCCGTGATCTAAATGAAGTGCGATAGGCAATCCTGATTGTTTAGCCGCTGCTTCAGCCATAGCAACTGTGAATTCAATACCCATATATTTAAGTGCACCTTCACTTACCCCGAAAATAAATGGAGAGTTTTCTTCCATAGCTGCTTGAACAATCGCTTGTGAAAATTCAAGGTTATTCATGTTAAACTGTCCTACTGCAAATTTTTTCTCTTTAGCTGTAGGTAAAAATTCATTCATTGATACTAATGGCATGGTTTCGAGCCTCCTACTCTAAATTTATTAAAGAAATAAACAACCGTAAGTCATTCTGCACTATTATAGCACTGAACAGTTCAAAAATGAAGTGAGCTTTAGCATAGGAAAAAAGACTATTTAATACCAAATCGGGATGTTTTGGTGCAAGCAAAGAAAAAAGATCCTTTTCAGGATCCTGTTGCAGCATGATCATCTCCGATTGCATCATTCACAACTGCACGAATTTCATCAATATCAAATGGTTTGGAAAAATGTCTCATTGCTCCAGCTTCTTTTGCTTCCTTAATCATGTTAAGCTCTCCGTAAGCAGTCATCATGATCACCTTTATTGAGGTGTTGATCTCTTTTATATGCTTTAATATTTCTAAGCCATCCATGCCTGGAATTTTCATGTCTAGTAGAACAAGATCCGGTGGGTC includes the following:
- a CDS encoding response regulator codes for the protein MEKGKLLIVDDQHGIRVLLEEVFKMDGFYTLTAANGQQALDHVNNDPPDLVLLDMKIPGMDGLEILKHIKEINTSIKVIMMTAYGELNMIKEAKEAGAMRHFSKPFDIDEIRAVVNDAIGDDHAATGS
- a CDS encoding UDP-N-acetylglucosamine 1-carboxyvinyltransferase; the encoded protein is MEKLIVTGGKPLQGTIRISGAKNSAVALIPAALMADSTVILDNMPVLRDVQTYKHILEDLGAHVEFSQDHMVIDPSSLQSIEMIDDNVKQLRASYYLMGALLGKFGEAVIGLPGGCDFEPRPIDQHIKGFEALGAEVRNEHGSIYIKAKQLIGTKIYLDVVSVGATINIMLAAARAKGITLIENAAKEPEIIDVATLLNAMGAKIKGAGTGTIRIEGVDELKGCRHSIIPDRIQAGTYMIAAAATKGDVIVDNIIPKHMEALTAKLEEMGVEIHELDEGIRVVGKPSYNSIDVKALVYPGFATDLQSPMTTLLTQADGVSVLSDYVYNNRFKHIPELIRMGAKIKLEDRSAVIEKSKLQSAKVTAMDLRAGAALVIAGLTVDSGHTEITGVEFIDRGYDNLVDNLKNLGADVWRES
- the fba gene encoding class II fructose-1,6-bisphosphate aldolase → MPLVSMNEFLPTAKEKKFAVGQFNMNNLEFSQAIVQAAMEENSPFIFGVSEGALKYMGIEFTVAMAEAAAKQSGLPIALHLDHGSSFDVAMKCIRAGFSSVMFDGSHYSYEENVRLTKEVVKTAHAMGVSVEGELGTIGGVEDDISVDESDANLAKPDEAIRFYEETGVDCLAIAVGTAHGMYSGDPDIKFDIIEEVTKNIPVPVVLHGGSGVPDEMIRKSIEAGVGKINVNTENQVALTNAIRNVLNSNDSVYDPRKYLGPGKEAMVEVVKSKIKLFGSSNQA